The Pedobacter ginsengisoli region TTGGACTTAAAGATGGGAGTTGGTTTGTTGTAACTGAAGATCATTTTAAAACTCCAAAATTTTGGGAGTCATTTCATGGCGAATACAAAGGTGTTCCAATCAATGAATATTGGGCATCATCCTTAGGTCTACAAGTTAAGCTTAGCTCTTTCATTACTTACATAGAAGATGGTGAGGGGCAAAGCAATGAGTTCAATCTATTAAACTCAATAGATCAGAATAATTGTGAAATCTGGATAGTACAGTTGAATGAACATACGCTGAAACGTGTAGAGTATGTTCATCAGATTCAAAACCTGTTCTTTGCAATTAGCGATTATGAATTAACGCTTGCATTATAGGAGCAGATTAAACCTTAAATTGGTTTAAATGATGATTAAGATGTTTATAAAACATATTGTTCCACTCAGTCTTTGTCAGTACACCAAAAGAGTGAGATTCTTTATTGTTAAAATGAGCTTCGCCAAGTTGCTGGGTTTTTTCAATGTAGTCAATTAAGCGTGCTTTTTCATTTTCAAACACTTTAGCATCAGTAATTAAAAACTGAGGTGCAGTTGCTCCGTTCTTACCATAAGGCTTTTCGTTAACAACCTTGTTTTTTATCATTAGTTTCAAAATAAATTTCAAAAAGGCCTTAGGTTTTTTATGTATGTCCTCATACACCAATTCATAAGTTACATTGCAATGTGCCAGCATTCGGGCAACATCCATTTTACCCCATTCAGGCTGACTTTCAGGCGTTAGATTGTTAATTCTTGTAATTATCTCATCAGAAACTGATTTACTGAAGATATTAGGTAATGCCATTTTTAAGATTGTTAATAAAAATTAATTCAGGTACAATTTGCCGGTTTATAATATCGTGCGATGAAGTTAATTAAAAAAACTAAAACCACCACCGTAATCACGGGTGTGATCTCTGTAAAGAGTATGATAATGTACCTCAGCCGGAAACACGGCCCCAGGCTGGCAAATAAACTCAATCCAAACAGATGGGCCGTCAATCCGTATATAATCACCTTTATTGGTAAGTGCTGTCCCACCAAAATAGGCTATATAAGTATTATCTATTTCTGTCGTATAAGTAGCAATTAACTTTTTAGCTGTAGCATCATCAGCAATTTGCACCCAGGCTTTCATAGCGTCTACTACCATTGCTTTTTGTTGTTTGTTTAATGAACCCACTCTCAAACCCGATTTAGTGGTAGGAAATTTACCATCTGCACCAGGGCCAACTAATATATCACTAAAGCCATTATTTAATTTGGCATTTTCTAATTGTTCAGTATTCAATGAAGCCAGGATGCCTGTCAACAGATCATGGTTTGCTTTAAGAGGGGTGTAGGTAACACCATCGGCAGTCCAGGTTTTGGGCTCTAAGCCAATAAACAGGGGTGAAGCTCCAATAACCTTGCCCTGATCAAATGTTAGATTCACCGCCAGATGATGCCCCCCTAGCTGAAGTTGCCATTTCCCTGTAAGGGATGGTTTACCTAGAAATGCAATAATATAATTTCCAGCAGAATAACCATTACGGCTCGTACCCAGAAAACCGTCAGCTGCCAAAATTTGCATAGCTTGGTCATATCCCCTTGAAACTTGAGTCCCCATCGCAGCTTTAACTACTGCTTTGGCATTTTGAAGCTGTGTATCTGTTAATGAGCCCAATAAAAGCCCAAGTCTGCATTGCAATCCACATGGTAGGTTTGTCCATTTTGTTGCATTCTCTCTAACATAGTCAACAACAACCGCTTTTTGCTGATCGGCATTTAAAGATTTGATAAAGGTATTTGCGGCATTTACAACTTGTCCAGGGGTAAAGGTGTTATTTATTTTAGTAACCGACTTGCTGTTTATACTAAAAAGCAAAACAAATAATATACAGAATATTGTGCTAAGGTTTTTCATATACAAGGCCAATAATTATAAAAATAACTAAAATTTATAACTATATGCTAGTCTAAAAACCTGCGTTTCGTAAAAGTCATTACTTGTATAAAAAAAACCATTACCTTCAATTTGTTTTTTAATAACCATTGTATTCAGCAGATCAGTGGCATTAAAGAAAATTTCTCCTTTACCGCTCTGTACAGATTTTTTTAAGCCTGCATCTATTGAGAATCTTGATTGAATTTTGCCTTGAGGTATAATATCGGGCGCTAAATAAATGGCGGTTAATTGTGCATCAAAGCCATTGGATATACGAAGAATATTATTCAGCTTAACATTTCCAGAAATTGCTGTTTGCTTTTCGGCATAAAAAGTATTAGGTAATGGATATAAGTTTAGTACTGTAAAAGCATCGATTTGATTTCTGTAAATATTACCGTTAAAATTAAATGAATAAATATTGGATACTTTTTGGTTTAAGATAGCCTCTACACCCGTATTATAACTCTGATTAGCATTTTGAAATATAGCGTAAATCAATTTGCTTCCTGGAACAATGCTCGATATTCTGGTAATAGTACCATCTGCAGAACGATGATATAAGGCTGAATAGAAATATCCGTTGTCCCAATTGTTTTTATAACCTAACTCAATAGAATTAGTAAACTGGGGACGCAATGCCGGATTGCCAACTTTAATAATTTCAGCATCGTCATATTTCGGAAAAATTCTGATATCTACTTCATTAGGCCTATCAACTCTTCTATTATAAAACATAGAAATTTTGTTACTGTTATTCAGTTTATAAGCTAATCTTAGGTTTGGGAAAGGTTGCGTATAATTATACCCATCACTTTTGTACGTTGGATGATCAGGATTTACATCATACTGAATTTTAACATACTCAACGCGTAAGCCTAATTCTGCTTCCCACTTTTCATTTTCAAAAACATAGTTGCCATATAAGGCAGGTATTAATTCTTTGTA contains the following coding sequences:
- a CDS encoding DUF3500 domain-containing protein — translated: MKNLSTIFCILFVLLFSINSKSVTKINNTFTPGQVVNAANTFIKSLNADQQKAVVVDYVRENATKWTNLPCGLQCRLGLLLGSLTDTQLQNAKAVVKAAMGTQVSRGYDQAMQILAADGFLGTSRNGYSAGNYIIAFLGKPSLTGKWQLQLGGHHLAVNLTFDQGKVIGASPLFIGLEPKTWTADGVTYTPLKANHDLLTGILASLNTEQLENAKLNNGFSDILVGPGADGKFPTTKSGLRVGSLNKQQKAMVVDAMKAWVQIADDATAKKLIATYTTEIDNTYIAYFGGTALTNKGDYIRIDGPSVWIEFICQPGAVFPAEVHYHTLYRDHTRDYGGGFSFFN
- a CDS encoding DUF1569 domain-containing protein; translated protein: MALPNIFSKSVSDEIITRINNLTPESQPEWGKMDVARMLAHCNVTYELVYEDIHKKPKAFLKFILKLMIKNKVVNEKPYGKNGATAPQFLITDAKVFENEKARLIDYIEKTQQLGEAHFNNKESHSFGVLTKTEWNNMFYKHLNHHLNQFKV